GGTGCAGAGAACTTTATTGAAGACCCTGCTCCCGGAACGAACAACGTATTCCTGGAAATCTTCACGGAATCCCCGGACTCCGGTGCTGTGCTGCGCGGCACAAACAACAGCGGTACGCCGGTTGAGGGTACCTCGATCGCGCTGGCCACCACCGGTGGCATCGTCAGCGCCAGCCTGGTGAGCGGCACGGAGCCGGGCCTGGTACGGATCCGCGCGGCTGCTGACGCAGCGGATAACAACGTCAGCAACGGCATCGAGGCCGCGGTGGTAAGCGAATCCTCGGCGGTGATCTCCGACGGTGTGCCCTTCTCCGTAACGCTTACGTCGATCCCGATCAACAGCCTGACCGTGAACCCGGTGGATCCGAGTGTGGTGATCACCGACGACAATGGGTTCCCCGTCGAGCCGAACGCGACTTACAGCCTGCGGGTCAACGCGATTGTGACCGACCGCTTCGGCAATCCGCCGGCACAGCAGGTTCAGCTGCAGGCCGGCTTGATCGACGCGCCGATAACCGGCTTTCCCACCCAGGGGGCTGGCACCTTTGATCTGTCGGGCGTCGACGGCGACCCATTTGAGGGTGGCACCGGGTTCTTTGCCCCGACTGGTGAATTCCGCACTGCCGGCGGCGGTGCAGGCCCGGGCGACACGCTTATCCTGTTCGGCAAGGAGGTTGTCGGCAACGCCGACCTCGAGAGCGCCCGTACGGTGGCTCAGGTCGTGGATCAGACCAATATTAATGTCGACGAGCCGTTCAACTTCAACGACACGGTCGGCGGTTCCATCGACAACGGTCCGGAGATTCCGTACGTGATCGGTCGCGCCACGACCGGCAACATCGAGTCCGCTTTTGTGACGGACAGCAACGGTGTGGCGACCACGCTGCTGAATTACCCGGTGTCCCAGCTCGGGCGCACGGCGGCACTCTATGTGCAGGGCGCCAATGGCGGCCTCGGAGGTGCAGGCAACCTGGCCACCTACGCTGACGCAGCGCTGATCCGCTATCCGGGTCTGCTGCCGCTGACGCTGACGGCGACGCCTGATTCGGTGCCGGCGAACGTGCCCTCAAATGTGCTGGTTTGCGTTGAGGACGCGGCCACCGCCCCGATTCGCGGGCAGTTCATCGGCTTCGCATTCTCTGAGCTGGAGGGAACCGGCACCGTGGACGGTATTCCCGGAAGCGGCACCGTGGCCAACCCGACTGGCGAAGACGGCTGCACCATCGCAGTGGTCGAGACCGCCGGTGTGGGTACCGATGCGTCAGAAGGTATGCTGACCTTCTTCACGGGCGACGCAACGGCCGTAGTCACCATCAACCCGCCGTCGAGTGCGGTGCTGCAGGCTTCGCCCTCGTCATTCCGCGCGGGCCCGGCTGTGACCACTGCGACCTCCACCCTGCGCTACCTCGCCGGTGGTGCTCCGGTGGCCGGGATTGCGATCAGCGGCACCTGTGATGTGTCCGACGGCTTCCTGTCGATCATCGATCAGCCGGCGCTGACCGACGACAACGGCGAGTCCGAAGTACGCTTTTCGGTCCAGCTTGACGACGGAACCTTCGGCAGCAACGTCGGCGAGGGTACGTGTACCTTCGAGGCCAGCGACGGTACGTCGGTGGATGTCGAATTCCAGGGCTTTGACACCTGCGCGAACCAGGTCAACGTGAGCCCCGCACCGCCCCCCGGCGCCTGCGGCGACGTCATGACGACCTCCGTCTCGCTCACGGCGGAGTTCGATCAAACGATCGCGGCTCTGGGTAACGTGACCATCAGCGCAACGGGCGCGGCCATTTCATGCGTCTTCAATGCCGGTACCAGCACCGTGTCTGGCACCTGCGCTGACACCAGCATCCCGACCAACACCACCGTCACGCTGTCCCTGTCGTTCGCCAACGCGGCTGATGAGTCGGACTTCATGATGAACGGCAGCTGGTTAGGTGAATGTGCCAGCGCCGGCAGCGCGCTGCAGGCGACTGTGCAGCTCACCAACGACGCGATCTGCCGAGTCACGTTCTAAGGCATAGCTTGCCGACGCCGACCGCCTGGTCGGTGTCGGTCGCCTAACCCTATGCAGGCCAGCTCACCGAGCTGGCCTTTTTCATGGAGGCGACTTCCACGGTGCCCAAATGCCGCCGCCGGCCTGTGAACCGCGCCTTTCGGCATAGGCTCCGCTGCGAGTATTTCTTTACACTCGCCGTCTTCATGCAATCTCCCCGCGCTGCAAGTACACTGCGGGGTTTGGCGGCCGCAGGCGCCGCCCATCGCAATCACCGGGTATTTCAATGGAAGACAATGTAGCCGCGGCCGTGGCCGCGCCGCAGAACGATGCCGGGGACGCCTTCCGGGCGCTGAAAGCGGAAATCCAGCAGAAGATCATTGGTCAGCACGCGCTGATCGACCGTCTGCTCATCGCTTTACTGGCGAACGGCCACCTGCTGGTAGAAGGGGCGCCGGGGCTGGCCAAGACCACCGCGATCAAGGAACTCGCGGAGCGAATCGAAGGAGACTTCCATCGGATTCAGTTCACGCCTGACCTGCTGCCCGCCGACCTGACCGGGACCGAGATTTATCGTCCGCAGGATGCGGAGTTCAAATTCCAGCGCGGTCCGATATTTCACAACCTGGTCCTGGCGGACGAGGTGAACCGAGCGCCGGCCAAGGTCCAGTCCGCGCTGCTCGAAGCGATGGGCGAGCGGCAGGTGACGGTCGGCAGTCACACCTATACGCTGCCCAAACTGTTTCTGGTGATGGCCACCCAGAACCCGATCGAGCAGGAGGGTACCTATCAGCTGCCCGAAGCCCAGCTCGACCGATTTTTGATGCACGTCAGCATCACGTATCCCGATGGTGACGAAGAGCAGCAGATCCTGCGGCTCGCTCGGGAGCAGGCCCAGGAGCAGCTCGCCGAGCGCCCGCAGCCCCCGGTGGTCGTGAGCCAGGCGCAGGTGTTTGCCGCGCAGCAGCAGGTCCTCGACCTGCACGTATCGCCGGAGCTGGAGCGCTACATGGTTGAGCTGGTGCTCGCGACCCGCGAGCCCGGTCGTTACGGTGATGATCTGGCCAGCTGGATCAGCTTCGGCGCCAGTCCTCGCGGTACGATAGCGCTTGACCGCTGCGCCAAAGCGCACGCTTGGCTCGCCGAACGCGACTATGTTTCGCCCGAAGACGTCCAGGCCGTCGCTTTTGACGCCCTGCGTCATCGTCTGCTGATGTCGTTTGAGGCCGAAGCGGAGGGGGTTGATGCCAACGCCCTGATCGCTCAGCTGCTGGAGCGCGTGCCGGTACCCTGAGGCTGGCCGCTTCACCGTACTCCCTCGATGGCATCCGAACTGGACTCGACGACCCAGGTCACCACCGAAGACCTCATCCGCCTG
The Pseudomonadota bacterium DNA segment above includes these coding regions:
- a CDS encoding MoxR family ATPase, coding for MEDNVAAAVAAPQNDAGDAFRALKAEIQQKIIGQHALIDRLLIALLANGHLLVEGAPGLAKTTAIKELAERIEGDFHRIQFTPDLLPADLTGTEIYRPQDAEFKFQRGPIFHNLVLADEVNRAPAKVQSALLEAMGERQVTVGSHTYTLPKLFLVMATQNPIEQEGTYQLPEAQLDRFLMHVSITYPDGDEEQQILRLAREQAQEQLAERPQPPVVVSQAQVFAAQQQVLDLHVSPELERYMVELVLATREPGRYGDDLASWISFGASPRGTIALDRCAKAHAWLAERDYVSPEDVQAVAFDALRHRLLMSFEAEAEGVDANALIAQLLERVPVP